The genome window CATTCCGGCGGAGGCCGGAATCAATTCGGTGGCTGTCCGGGCGGGGGGACGCCGGTGTCGGTCAGGCTTGCTCCTACGTAATCGATCCGGACTTCGACTCCGGCATCCCCCACCCTCGCCCGGTCATCCCGGCGCAGGCCGGAATCAATGTTGGTGAGATCCGGCGGTTTCCCGCGCCGGTAGATGGAACTCAGCAGTTGGCCATTGCCCGGAGCGCATGGCACATCCGGAGGTGCCCGACCCCATCCAGTTGTCCGAGCCGCAGCGTGAGCACCGACTTCGGCACCGCGGCGAGATTGTCGAACGATACGACGCTGTCGCGGTCGATTCCCTCGTCCGGTCCGACGGGGACACAGGTCGGAATCGAGCGAATCGTGCTCGTCACCGGCGCCACGACCACGTTTTTGAGCACGGGGATCGCCTCGTCACGTGAGACGACCAACGCCGGGCGACGCTTCTGGTTGGGTGGCTCCATGAGCCACAGTTCGCCTTGGGCTACCACGGCTCGGCTTCGGTCATGGCGATCGCGTTGGCCATCGCCTGGGCGTCGTCATCGACTGTTTGCGGCTGCGCCCGGTACGAGTCGGCGATGGCCTTGCCGATGCGCGCTCGCTCGACCGACTCGGCGAGATGCTCGACCGCCCGGCGGATCACCGCCGAGCGCGTGTCGCCGACGCCCGCAGCGACGAGACGGTCGATGGTCTCGATCTGCCGGGAACTGAATCGTGTCGGCACCGCAGTTGTTATACAAACAGTATACGGACATGGCCGGACTCTCCAGAATCATGTCAACGCCACGTCTCAGTTCCGTTGGATGGGGTTGGTGGACGGCGGGGGGTGGGCCCGGCGGAGGTGCTCAGGAGGTCGGAGTTCGGGTCGCCCGGCGGCCGGTGTGTGGACCTCGTAGTCGTGTTCGTGCACGAGGTCGTGGCAGGAGTAGCACAACAAGGCCAGGTTGGGGACGAGGGTGAGGCCGCCGTTACGCCAGAACTTGATGTGATGCCCCTCGGATTCCTCCACCGTCGCCCGGCAGCCGATGCAACCGCCGTCGCGGGCCGCCAGCAGCATGCGTTGGGCCTCGTTGGGATTGCGGCTGGTGCCGATGGCGATGTTCTGCCAGTTGGCGTCGAACAGCACCGGCATCACCCTGGCGTTCACCGCCAACTCTGCGGCCACCTCGACAGGGATCGGGGTGCCGTCGTCGAGCCGCGGGTTGAGCAAGTGGCCGCTGGCGTGGTCGTAGTCGGTGAGCACCAGCAGGCTGGTCTGCTGGCGGTTGCAGTCGCTGTGAGTGCCGAAGAGTTCAGCGACCACGTCGGCTGCCCGCTGGGGGTAGCTGTGCTCGGCGGAGCCGGGGCGGTTGCGCATAGCGCGCATGGCGGACTGGTAGATCTGGTGCAGACGCTTGCCGGTGATCGAGTCGAACTGCGCCGACAGGTGCCACATGCCGTCCTCGCCCTGGAACATGCGTGCCCGCCGCTCGTCACGCTGGGCGCGTAGTTCCTCGGCCACCGGGCCGGTGCCGTAGCGGTCGTCCTCGCCT of bacterium contains these proteins:
- a CDS encoding HNH endonuclease encodes the protein MKPPVGENRVVDPAALELQQRARAVAVVDPQTRTVAESAACGELGIVGSSASVGDSGYVGCGDCGCGLPVCVGSLDVGSVRVGELLDLMVDLGEARARLEGMLMTVAAEVGRRNGWEAAAWLMREYNRVPAIQARAEAGMAYTLVAEGRDETLAALSAGEITLSHARVVARAAYKEHARSEADLLELGRVYPSDVVARHMVIHDRPATGSAEGSEGEDDRYGTGPVAEELRAQRDERRARMFQGEDGMWHLSAQFDSITGKRLHQIYQSAMRAMRNRPGSAEHSYPQRAADVVAELFGTHSDCNRQQTSLLVLTDYDHASGHLLNPRLDDGTPIPVEVAAELAVNARVMPVLFDANWQNIAIGTSRNPNEAQRMLLAARDGGCIGCRATVEESEGHHIKFWRNGGLTLVPNLALLCYSCHDLVHEHDYEVHTPAAGRPELRPPEHLRRAHPPPSTNPIQRN
- a CDS encoding type II toxin-antitoxin system PemK/MazF family toxin, giving the protein MVAQGELWLMEPPNQKRRPALVVSRDEAIPVLKNVVVAPVTSTIRSIPTCVPVGPDEGIDRDSVVSFDNLAAVPKSVLTLRLGQLDGVGHLRMCHALRAMANC
- a CDS encoding ribbon-helix-helix protein, CopG family — encoded protein: MPTRFSSRQIETIDRLVAAGVGDTRSAVIRRAVEHLAESVERARIGKAIADSYRAQPQTVDDDAQAMANAIAMTEAEPW